TCGACCTTCATTTCCAAAGCTAGCTTGAGACCGTTGATCAGggcctcatactcagcatcattgttggttgcaTGAAAGGCCAGATGGGTCGCATGTCTGATTTTGTGAGCCTCTGGGCTGATTAGCTCGATTCCAGCTCCTGCTCCATCACCGTTAGAGGCACCATCCACATATAGGCTCCACCATGGGGCACTATTTTGTCTTTCCAGTCCAACTTCTTCTGTGCTAGGTATAACAATAAGGGCTCCCGGCTCCACTTCTTGATGTGGGGGAAATTCTAGCACAAAATCGGCCAGGGCTTGGCCTTTGATCGCAGTCcttggcttataatccacctcaaattggccgagctcaaccgtccacttcaacattcgaccagaagattctggtctatgcatcacttgtctgagggggtaggaggttcgcacttctatcttatgtgcctgaaaatagggcctgagttttcgggaggccagaatcagagcatacgctagcttttcgaggcttgtgtatcgagtctcggcatcggctagccttttactcacataatataccgggagctggacaccatcctcctctcggactaatactgcacttattgcaaagtcggagacggccaagtatagaatcaaagtttctcctgcttttgggttggacaacatgggagggctactgagatgcttctttatgttctgaaaggcttcctcacatttttcggtccacttaaagttcctccccactcctttgattgctttgaagaactcttggcatttatcggaggattttgagacgaagtggtttaaggcagccactcgtcccgttaagctttgaacatccttcacccgtcgaggggatctcatctcgagtagggcttgtatcttggctgggttggcctcaatgcctctatggttgacaataaatcccaaaaacttcCCCGATTCAACCCCAAACACGCATTTCTGGGGGTTGAGTTTCATTCTGTACTCCCTTAGGATCTGGAACATTTCTGCCAGGTGGCGGACATGATCCCTCGCTTCTTTCGATTTTACCAGCATGTCGTCTACATAGGCCTCCATAGTCTTCCCCAATTAATGTTTGAACATCTTATTCACCAGCCTCTGATAGGTTGCCCCCGCATTAAGGAGCCCGAAGGGCATCCCGATGTAACAGTAAAGGCCCCGATCAGTAATaaaggaggtgtgctcctgatctagcccatacatggggatttggttatatcccgaataagcatccataaaactaagcagcgcgtgcccagccgtggaatcaaccagctggtcgattcggggtagaggaaagctgtccttcgggcaagctttgttcaggtcggtgaagtctacacatgtcctccacttgccattgggcttcttgacaagcacagggttggccagccacacggggtagaaggcttctctcacaagtcctgcctccattaatctatccacttcttctctgagggcctctgccctctctccactaatcggccgtctcttttgcctaacccccttctttttcgggtccaagttgagccggtggcacatgacatttgggtcaatccctatcatatcggagtgtgaccatgcaaagacatccaaattCTCCCTTAGGAAGCGGGCTAGATCCACTCTCAAGTCAGGACTTAGGTTAGAGCCTATTCTGAGTACCTTGGAGGGATCATTTGAGTCTACCAAGATCGGGATTGTGTCCTCTGCGGCCCCGGCCCTCTCGACCATTGAGGGCATTCTCGGGTCTAGATCTGCTCGAGCCTCGCTAGTTTTTTCCATTTCCGTGATTGCCAAACCTTCCGCATCCTTGAGCTCGGTTTGGTGAGCTTGGGTCGGGTTTATCAAGCGTTCAGAGGTCGCAGTTACAATTCGAGTGATTGGGTCCATAGTGATGGTTGTTTCTTTGTGTGCCCACTTCCCTCTCCTAAGTGTTGCAGTGATTTGTTCTgggctctcttcttcatcacttgctTCCTCTACAATCCCCTCTTGTATCAACATGATGGGCTGAGATGCTTCCATTAGTAAGGCCCCTGGGCGTGGTTCCACATGAATTCCCATGTGCTCGAAGTAGTTCTCGGGCAACTCCTCAATTGAAATCAAATTACAAGTCTCGTGGCCCTCAGAACGTATTCTTTTCCTGCCCTCTGCCTCTTCCATGGGGATGTCGCACTCACCTGCTTCAGCTATCTCCCTTGAGGCATTTCTTGACTCGGCCGCTTTGAGTGCCTGGTTGTAGCAGACCCTGGATTCGTATTGACAGCTCTTCAAGATGCCTACCCCCGTGGGGGTTGGGAATTTTATCGTCATATGATGgatcgaggtcaccatcctcattgccctcataaggggtctgcccactataacattgtaggcacaaggctggtctacgactgtaaacatagcgatctgggtggccacatgaggctcctctcctatggtcaccgggagccgaattgtccctttcactccgatcgagtctcccgtgaacccgtacaggtgcccacctgttgaggttaattctctatccaataatcccagttttttgtaggcatcataagtcaaaacatcagccgagctcccggtgtccaccattgctcggtgaacattcaccgtcccaatcttcatttttatgactAGGGCATCGGTATGAGGGTAATGCACCCATTTTGCATCATTCTCTTTAAACACGATATCATCGACCTCCCTTTCAAAGAGCTCCGGGGGCCTTTGGCTTAGATGATTGACGTTGGTGAGTGGCTTGTCCTTTGCTTCCCGGGCATATCTGTCCATCGCCTTCCGGCTGTCTCCACCAATgtgagacccgcctagaataatatgaataCTACCAGCCCGAGGGACCCTTTCTTTGTCTTCTGGGGGTGGAGGAGGGACGGTATGATAATCCGTCCTGTGTCTTCGAACCTCCTTGACAACCCACTCCGTAAGCTTCCCTTGTCTAATCAAAGTCTCGATCTCATCCTTTAGTTGTCTACAATCAGCTGTATCGTGTCCGGTGGCCTCATGGTATGCACAATACTTCGAAGTGTCTCTTTTATTGTAGTCTGTGAGAGGAGTTGCCTTCCTGAATACCCCCTTCCCCACATATGTAGCATATATGTGGTCGATAGAGGCTACCAGAGGGGTGTGTGTCTGCCATTTGCTTGTATAAGGCCTTCCCGAATCTTTAGTGGTCTCTTTGCCACGGGCAGACTTTTTCGGGCTCGAACTACGCCGATATGTCTTCCTCCTTTCGTCAGGGCTTGAGGATCGGTCCCTCTTGTCTCGATAGCTTTCGCTGATTTTCAGCTCTCTCATCGATTTCTCTACCCTCTTGAAGGGTTCGGCTTGCTCATAGAACTCGGCCAAGGTCCTCGGCTCACtcgcttggaggctcttccaaaatttcgatccttctttcagccctgctatcaagaaatttttgatggtctcctcactggctcctctcaccttggggacctcggcgttgaaccgacgaaagtattctgccaagggctccctctccctttgcttgatgttggctaacgtggccacaggaggcgaatagtggagggtcgactgaaattgtctgacgaacaagtcctctaattgcctccacgttcttatgctagccggtcccaacttggagaaccattATTGGGCACTACCTCTGAGTGATGCCGCGAAGAGTCTGCAACGGGTCATCTCCGGCACCTGATAGACTTCCATCTCAGTGTTAAATTGAATAAGGTACTCCGCCGGGTCGGCTTCGCCGTTGAATAGAAGGTCGGGGTTGTGCCTAAACACCCGAGGTAGGGGGGATGATCGGATAGCAGCCGTAAACGGAGAGGGGGCAGCCGAAGCAGGGGGCCCTCTCTTCTCTTGCTCCATCTCATCTAAGATCCTTCTCAGGTCCCTTATTCTAACAACTTCTCCTTCTCTGTCACCTCCCGCATTACTCGAATGATGTGAGCCCTGAGGTCGTTCGCGGCGTCCCCCTCCTCCAGCTCGGTCCTGCGACTCCTCTTCACGATTGTATCTGCGTCTATGTCGCTCCTCCCTCCTGGGTGAGGTGTGTTGACGTCTTTCCGGAGGGGTCGTTGCCCGTTCCCTTTTCGAGCCTCTTTTATCCACGggctctttctcttctctctccttcttacaaTTCTCCAATTTGAGCCTGAGGTCATGTTCGCTTAGTTTTCTACCCACTCGGTCTAGCACGCTAGTTGACCTTGCCTCAGATGAAGCTGGCTTCGGCCCCGATCTCGTAGAGATCTGGCTGCCCCGCTCATCATGGCCTCGGGGTATATCTTCCTTTTCACCTGATGTTTCTTTCTTCTGTTTGGTCTCGGTTGCCACGTCATCAAAATCGTGGATCAGCTTCTTCTGAGGGCCTTTGCCCTTCCAGCTACGCTGTGAGACCTTGAGGCGGCGCGCCTTACGCTTGGCGTTCCGGACCGAGCTTCTTTCTACCTTTGACATTCGGGCGTTGATCTGATTCATCTGATCGGCCAGCCCTTCGAGATACGTCATCACAGCCTGCCCGTCCACGGTTGCAATTGGTGGAGGTGGCGCCTGATTCTCTGGGGGCGTGTGTTCGAAAGTAGGGTCCTTCTTGCCTCCGCTCCCTGGTGTCGTCGCTTGCTTGCTTTCTTTGGTCATCTTTCTCCCTAAGATGAACGAGatcccctccttctagcgccaaatgttatagggagaatttcgtataacaatgttgtggaggttaatgggcggaacaaagatcaaggacagtgtttgagggcggaggaaggttgtttggtggtggctgagcttgtatgtggactccttaagaaagaatagggtttgttattctctatcaagtgtcgactcctgtcccatacaagtgcctacgtaccctatttatagggatcaagccttacgtagttcttggggaacaagtcacgtaggctagggttaggactcttcagcccgtgcagcccaagcccacgataaagtcaggccttcagccaattagtcacgtaaatctcgatcggctccacacgcttcctacaatctcgcggcatctccgcaatccttcccgtgatcgtaggaacaacccgtgtcgaccccgaaatctacgagcaactcagtcatctatgagtcactttccatgttgcacacaaagtcttTCAATGCGAcccggcctggtcacctcggcccgcaccgccttcaaataataaatataatgttacctctgtttctataagatgtgggctcatgagctcagcccgcgtatgggcagctaagcccacctcgcatgaaggcacctgagcccacctcgcgtgggcacaaccgagctcggctcgcatatgagagcccaaatgacaaatatgagctcaccttacatgtgtgagcccagctcgcatgtcctcacttgagcccagctcgcatgtttgagcccagctctcatgtcatgagcccagctctcatgtcatgagcccagctcgcatgtaaactcagctcgcatgttacgagcccagcccgcatgtgaacccagctcgcatgttgcgagcccagcccgcatgtgctggcccaagtcatataaatccatggttctagcccacacacaagagtccagctatttaatgcacccacagggacctgtttagggcccatggccgaaagcgggcataacaataTATTTATACATAATAATGAAAAATAAATCAGTTAAGGATCGTATTAGCACGCGTAGCGCAGGCATAGGTCCCTAGTTGTACTTTAATGATGATAGTAaacttttaataataaaatattaaatatataatgaGAATAATGCACATTGTTGGAGTTCAAGTAAGATAAATATGTTATAAATTACTAGgacataatattttatattatatttaagaTTTCAACTAAGATATCGTTGAACTTCCTTTTAGGAGTCAGAATAAGTATTATTTTTTGTGAAAGGTAGATTATTGAATGTGGTCCTTTAGATAGAAAAATCTCAGAGAGATGTAATGAACTGATACGTATGTAATCATTTGTACTTTATTactaaaaatacaaaaaaataaattataaattccCCGGTGTCACCGTGAAGTGAATAATGTATGATGCCTAATAATAAACTATAACATAGTGAGAAATAGAGCATAGAATTAATATAAAAGACTTAAAGACCCATATGGTTATGTTTTAAGCATAAACACTTGGAAATAAAGCATATATTCAGCACTTAATAAGGACTGACTGCACTCCGTTGCACATTAAAGGGACAACAGATTGATTATTCTATAAGAATTAGCTGTTTGCTATACATTTAACAGATATACCACCTCCACTGAAAGCAATTTAATCTTGATTGATTGCATTTAACAACCAGGTGTTCTCCAAACCCCTACCCTTCTCCAGCTTCAAGGCCAAGCCCCCTTGTCATCTTAAACAAACTTCTACAGCAATAATCTCTTACTCAGGGTATAGATACCCTGACATTAACCAACTGTCTGCGTTAACAAAGACAAAGCAAACTATTTTGCGTATAGATACCCTTGCTAGGATGTATGTCGCTTTACCCTTAATTTTCATTAAGAAAAAAAGAACTCTTTTCAGGGGCTGAAGACCTGGCAGATGGCAGATTAACACATGACCATCACGACAAGCTTGGCCTTTACTAATCTACCATAATAGCTACACAAAATCTTTATGCTATCAGTGATATTCCCGTTTGCAGCAGTGACCACTCTATATTCATCCGACGCAATGAGATGTCCAGTAAATAGGCCCTCTTACCCAACCTATATTAGGACTACACTCAAAGTCAAAGAATATACATATGCTGACCTTGACTAATTCCAAAAAACTTCCAAACCAGAATCTGCTTCTTTGCATAACAGGAACCAAAAATTCATTACAAAATTTAACCCTATGATAATTGGGGAACTTAAAATTTCACCAGATTCCAGCATTTAACCTATCTACGGTCGTCCACAAAGCAAATTATAAAACGACCTGCAGCTAGCTGTACTTACTCTTACATTACTTGAAGATATTCTAGAGTACAATTGGATAACAAGAAAATAGGAAACAAATTATGTAACTAAACCTAAACTTCCCTTGATATTCGAGAACACAAGTAGATTAAAAAATCATCTTTTTCATAACCAAGCTAACAAACATGGCATAGAAAATTATAGCCTACCAACTAGACTTCTATACTGTTAGCCCTTACAAATTACAGTATCAAATCTTATTCATCTCCAGGGTCCAGGTTCACCTTGGCAATACAAAAAGTTCTGGAAATGAACatatattcaaaaataaaattgataTTGATTGTATCTCATAGCTACATCCTGGATTTGTAGACCTTAACTCTTCAAGCTTTAGTCTTATAGCTCATAACTGTAAAGATGACAAGTAATAACCTTTCCGACGATACCCTCAGGCCTCAGGCCTCAGGCGCTCAAGATCTATTGCAACAAGCATTATTAAGATTATTAACATAAAAACAATCAATAATAAGAATTGATCAATGATCAGTAATATAATTTCAGGTTGCAGCTAAATCAGATAACCTGCTGCTGATCGAGCTTCAGCAAGCAGTAACAGTCAGACACCCTATCTAAAGTTAGAATTGTTTTTTTTGTGTTCTTCCACAACTCTGGTCCCTATGGCTTTATAAAGTCTCCGGATTGCCTTAAAAATCCTGGTCTCGAGTAAAACAACTCTTCTGACTCAAATGGTTAAGCAGATGGATGATCAAAACTATAGTTGCAGGTGGATTAAAAAATTTAGAAGAGAGAATACGGTTGGAAGAGAAAGAGTATGTGAGATATCTTTTTTGTGATTAACCTTCTCCATCAGATTCATTTACTATGTATAGCTCAAGGAGTGACTGCCAAAAAATCGTCGTAATCAGGCGATGTTTCCAACTGCCTTAAATAAAAATTAGTGCAATAACGACTCTTGTAGTGGTAGCAGGAGTTGAAATTAGCGCAAGTCATAGAGGAATTAGCTTAAGACAAAATAATCGGATGACTGATTATACGTCAAAGAGGAAGTTACTGGGTGGGGAATTCTCCGTTAACCCTACACATGTCAGCATTTTATTGGGAGAGTAACAGACTAACAGGTGCTCTAAACCATAGGAGGCTACTAGAGTATGAAAGCTGGCGCAAGGGCAACGAGTGTAGGATAATTTTTTTAGTTTTCCTGCTGAGACTGGGGACTGTGACAGAAGACTCTTAGTCTTCGAGTCCTTAGCTTAGTTCGGGGTTTATAGTTTATATAATATGGGGCAGCATTTTGTTAGCGGCCTGAGGTAAGTGTGTTCTCTAGAAAAGGTTCTTGAGTAACCAGTAACCACCATCCGAAGTAGTGGCTTTCGGCTAGCCATCAAGCATATGAAGCATTAAATTGTTATATCGTGATGAGTAACACATTACAAATTTCTCTCAAAAACCTTGTTCCCTACAGCCTAGTCACCATAATCACAGAGACGGAACTAAATAAGGATTTACCTGGGCTTAAGCCCAGGATgattttaaagaaaaaaattATTGCTTATGTATATTATGTGTTTTCTTAGTCCGACTATGTGTGAAGCTCAGTAAGTTATCCAATCTATCCAAACCAAGTAATATCTGATTACTAATTCACGGCCACTGCTATTTATCATATATAAATCCTctccaaaataaataaaaatcagtaCTAAGAGTGAGCACTGAAGCTAAAGTCCTAATTCTGTGTGTGAAACTTGGCTAGTGATACGTTGAGCCCACCCGCTTTTGAATTCCTAGTTTCGTCCCTGCCATATCACGTAATCTCTAACAAGAACAAATTAAACCTTTCCAATGAATTCTATCATACATAAACTAAAATGCTTTACTTGTAAACATCTTACATCATCAATTCCAGACAAATGCACATAGATATCATTCATGTAGACATACTAAACAGTGAAATACAACATGAATACTCAGATAAAAAAACATCCTTCTAATCCATTTTCGCAATTTTTCAATAACAAGATACAATGTGACAATTCACTAAAATGCAGTGTAAATCACATAAAGTTTCTAACTTGATTCCACAAAAGAATCCAATTTCATCTTCCTCACTAGCCCATTTTGCCTCACAAACCTGGAATTCAACCCACTCCCACATTCTGGACATTCATCGAAATTCCCCACCGGGAAAACCGCAGAAGCAAACCCAACAGAAAGCTCAATATCATCATCATTTCTATCAACCTCAACAATATTAAGCCACAAAAACAGTATCTTAACACTAATCCCACTTAAATTGGTGAGCTTATTTTTCGCAATGTGACCGCTTATCGTAGACTTATATTTAAGCTGATATGATCCTTCGGCTGAGAAACTACAAGTACCATTTAAGTAAAGACTGAATTTACCGGTGGATTGATCAAGATCGTACCCTTTTACGCCTACTGGGAGAAGACCTGCCGGAAAATTGTAGGATTCGAGGAGGGAGTATGCGTCGGAGAAGTCTCCGGCGAGAGACGGCGGAGGGAGAGAGAGGAGAGATATGGATAGGAGAGAGATAGTGAGGATTGTGATCGGAGACATTGAGTTCTGGTTTGTGATTCTGGTTCGGAGATGTGTTTTATTTTAGGAAAATCATATGTAAAATTTTTGAGTAGTTTaattactttttaattttttttcagtATTAATGAATAAAATATAGACTTGAATTCGGTTTATtcttaattattataattaagaTCAGATTCGAGATGATCGGAGCAATTTGATCATATTAAATAGATTTCAAAAAGGTTCCAAGATATATTGTTATTCACGTAATTTTACCTATCTGAGAACCATTTTgaaaattcaaatatttgttcAAATAAAACTCTCGTAGAAATAAATGGTGTATTTCTATTTTATTGGGGGGAACAATATTTTTATATCATTGACATTTAAGATTTGAAGTTTTCTGCAAGCTACTCGGTGTGTGTCATGGATTAAATGAAATCTGAGATCGACTTTAGTACACGTCCTTTAACATGCACGTCTTTGACATTTCTTCGATGTGATTTTGGGTACATATACttgtaattattttaattgaaatGTAAGAGCATCTCAACCACATAGAACCCTTAGTTAAAAATCATTAATACatactataaataaaaaaatatagagATTACGTAAAAAAAATTCATCTCCAATGGTACATTTCCCTTATTTATAAATATAGTCAATCTCTTGATGTTGGCTATATTTGTTGAACCACTGCAGACTTGTAAGAAAtctgaaaaaaaaaaattaatcacttattaccatattgaagt
This sequence is a window from Apium graveolens cultivar Ventura chromosome 9, ASM990537v1, whole genome shotgun sequence. Protein-coding genes within it:
- the LOC141684335 gene encoding uncharacterized protein At5g01610-like, whose product is MSPITILTISLLSISLLSLPPPSLAGDFSDAYSLLESYNFPAGLLPVGVKGYDLDQSTGKFSLYLNGTCSFSAEGSYQLKYKSTISGHIAKNKLTNLSGISVKILFLWLNIVEVDRNDDDIELSVGFASAVFPVGNFDECPECGSGLNSRFVRQNGLVRKMKLDSFVESS